The Choloepus didactylus isolate mChoDid1 chromosome 15, mChoDid1.pri, whole genome shotgun sequence genome segment AATAACTAAGAAAGATGTACGGATCAGTATGAAGTCAAGCCACAGTGTTAACTACAAACAGCTatgtttgctttatttattttcatcagaGTGTCAAGTTGTCATCTTTATGATCAAGTCTGTTTTAAATGTCTAACCATTTATCACAACTAAGTATGTATTGTATGTACTATTTCTGTTGTTTGTAGCTCTCTTTTGGGTGGAACACTGTAAAGATTGACATGAGTGCAGCCCGGAGAGATCCTCTTCCAATTGTTCCATTTGGATTAGCTGCATTTGCTGCCACCTTATTTGCCTTGGGATTAGCTCTAGGAACAACCATAGCTGTTGGGATGTTGTTTTTCATCCAGGTAAGTTTCTCAGTTACCTCTAGCTACAAGTTGTCAAGTTATTGGGGCTGATTGTAATGCAAAAAAGACAGGCTGAATCTATTACTTTTGTTTATTCCATCTAGGTAACTAATTTAATCTTCTCTGTACCAGTCATACAATTGAAGTAATTTTGCCAGAATTTCTAGataattgatttaatttttaaaatgttaacttagACTTATATAGTACTCTATAATTGAGAAAGAGAAAGGTCTTCCCACATTTTTAATCTCTTGGTCTTCACAAGATcaggatgggtagatggatgttATTGTTTTCCTTCCTTACAGATGAGTAATTGAttttcagaaaggttaagtgactgaCCAAGAACTATTCATGTATTCAATAACATAagtattaatattattatataatatatagttaataatatagctaacatttattgagcatttatgttCAAATGTTTtaggcactttacatgtattagttCACTTAATCTCCATAATAACCCTATGATATGGGTGCTATTTAGTGGCTACTCTGTAATGAAGCTATAGTAATGAAAATAAGAGGTCTCTACCCTTAGGGAATTCACAATTAGTAGTAAACAGTTAACTAATACAAGATAATATGTATACCATAAGATATGTACAAAGTGCTATGAGAACACAGGCAGAGGAGGAAGTGGCTCAATAAGGACCAAAACCTACTTCTTATGAATCATGTAATTTACTGagctcatttattcattgattaaAGGCCTGCTATGGCCAGGTATTATGCTAGGCTCCTGAAATATGATGAGGATTCCGTAGACCAGGGTTTTTTTTTACCATGCCACATTCTTTAGAATTTCAAGGAAATGCAAACATCACCCAACCCTGTTGTAAATCTTGgttttaaaataaactgtttGTGGTTagactttatattttattctagacTGGGAccaaattctttgaaaatttttcttcaatGCCTGTAATTATGTAAGAACCTATATATGTGAAATTAGTCATATCTAGGAGATCCAAATAATGGAATACAGACTGAATACATTGCATTCTTAAGGCAAAAAGGGAATACCTAGAATATCTAGCTTGTTTGGAATGAATCAATTATTTGTAATAAATAGATTAATCATAAATTTAAGGTTAATTAAAGTAGCAATAAAGGATTTTCATAGCAAAATATACTGAAATACTAACTGAATGGATTATATCATTGTTTTATTAATACTCTGAAAATCTTGTACAGAAGATATTACTTAAAACATGAATTTTGATTAAAATAGTAGATTCAGATTTGATTATGGGCTGGTGTAATAATTTTTATGGAGAGGGATTGTACTACAGTGGTTTAAAACAAGGACTTTGGGGTCACATAGGCCTGTATCCCGGCTCCACCGCATGCTAGCTGGATAATAGGATAATAACCTATGTTATCCTTGGTGTCTTCATTTGTGGAATGGATCAGTAATAACTGTCTCTTATAAGGGCTTATTATGAAGATAATAATCTTAAATGCAATGATGCCACATTATTAAATTTTACTGTATCATTTAATTTCCAGATAAAAATAATTCTCAGAAACAAAACTTCAATTGAATCATGGATTGAAGAGAAGgtaaattttaataattctttcCTCATTATTGATAAAGTGCTGGATAACTAATAAACCAGGTTAACTAATAAATGCCCCAAAGCAAAAACTTGGCTACCCAAATGGCTTACTTCAGTTGTTTGCATGACATATAAAAAGTGAGTATAGGTAACAATTTGATTCATTCCCAGTTTAATATAACTCCCTTAGAAATACGCTTCTCGTATTCACTGAGTTGCTAAAGAGGCCTAAACCACATAATCTGTCTGGCCATTTTCTCTCAGCCTAGAGGATAAGGTGACCCATATGAAAAGGAATTTCCATCCTACTAAGGTGCCATCAAGTTTTCGTAGTGCTTTTGACATCTGATAGAGCATTTAACGTGTTCCAGACGTACCTCACATTCTCCAGTACATACTTCTAGACTCTGTTGTGATCTTAGGGCAAAAAAATTAATCTACCTCCATCCCTGCTTAAAACTTCTCAGACTACCCTCATTAGCACTGGGGCAGGGGACAGGCAGATAACCTAAATGAGTGAAGCCAGTCTGTACCAAAGAACTGGCTAACACAAAACTGATTATTGCCATAGGGAATACTTACACAGTATTGTGagatctctaatttttttttccaaaaagttgGAAATCTGGGATTTTGTGAGATGTCCTCTCAGCgagcaattaaaattaaaatgaacaaagaaacaaaaaacatttgtGGGCCAAATAAAACACATCTATAGGATGTACTTACCCTTGCTGACAACCAGTATGTGAGCTTTAATTTACAACAAGGtatctcaaactttttggtctcaggacccctttacattcttaaaaattgtGGAAGATATGAAAGAGCTTTCATTTATGTGTTTTATATCTGTTGATATTTGCTGTTGATACCAACAGATAATAAAATTGTGAAAGATATGAAAGAGCTTTCATTTATAGAATTATGTTAGAATTATCTGTTGATAATTTCTAACTGAGAAATTTCTGtaaagatttatttcatttaaaaaaaactaaatccattacacattaataaaaataatatttttatgaaaaatattttccaagctaaagaattagaagtgtctgttttgtatttttacaaTTCTCTTTAATGTCTTACTTAATAGATGGTTAGATTCTCACATTTACTTCTGCATCAGATCTGTTGAGATATGTTGTTTTGATTGAAGTaaatgaagaaaatccagcctcaTACAGATATGTAGGTAGAAAAGAGTGGAGTACTTTAAGAGGTTTTTTATGTAATAGTggatgtttttctttgatactgcCCCAAATCTTGACAAGTGGTAGTTCTTGATAGGTTAGTTGCAATGTGAAATCTGAAACCATATCAGTAATTTTTGTACTcttttacattaaaatccatCAGTCCATCTTGCTCTCTGAATTGACATTTCACCCACACATGATTTTGCTAACAGCCGGCATTGGCCATTTGGAAAACATCAGTTTGCTGGGTTATGCATATTTTCCAAATGCTGGCacatttcattatacaatatCCCAAAATTCCATTCATTCATATCACAAAGATGTCAAGCTCATAGTAGTGGATatcagttttccaaaattctaatttttacttGAAAGCCTGAAATTTTTCATTAGCAGCAGATACTGTCAGTTGTTATCCTTGAAGTGACAGCctgattttaatcatttttgagaaaatgtctacCAAATACCCAAGTCTGAAAACCTTAGTTTGTTACATTACTCGTTCATTCAAGTAAAAGTACCGTTACATGAAAAAAGCCAGTTACAtagcttttttcttttagctCACAGTTCCAAGAATCACAGAAGTTGTTTCCTGGAGAAAACCATTGCACTTTGGCATGCTTTATAAAGTGTACTTCCCATTTTATCTCGCTGAATATTAAAAGAATGTCTACTTGAGAGTTGAGATTTAATAAGACTTTTCATCAAGGACTTTCTTAtgtaaactgctttttttttttttttttaaaccatgattATGTGGCAGTGAAGAATATAATGACTACTAATACAGTTTGGTACCACTGTCTTGATTCCTGCTAAGTTGCCAGTACTATTACCCACCATTGCAAATGACAACATAGTAAGAAAGGCCAATACcatcttagtattattatgaaaatagttttgacctctcTGCACTCCAAGAAAAGGTCTTGGGAACTCAAAGGGGTCTATGAAGCATGCTTTATGAACTACTACTGTATAGGTTTAAGTCTAAGCGCCTTAGCTTATACATAATGAGATCTGTCATGACTTCCCCTTACCTGCTTCTCCAACTTCAttgcccacccctccccaccctgtcTCAGATTTGATACCATATTACAAATACCAAACTGTTCGTGTAGTTTGTACATCTTATTATTCTGTATCTTTGCACATGTTGTACCCTCTACCTAGAACACCCTCTTTTTGCCTGATTTCTTGTCCCTCAAGACTTAGTTTAGGTGTCATTTCCTCCAAGGAACTTTCCTTAACCCTTCCTAGACTAGGTTAAGTACTTCCTCTCCCTTTTCCTATAGCACCCACTGCACACCTCTGATACCTCTTAAAACTTAGTATTAATAGAATCCCCCCCCCCAACTGCACTGAATGCTTCTCTTAGGCAAAGACCACGTCTTAGTCATTTTTGTAAACTATTCTCCTCCTAACCAGTTTTTTCCTTGTAAATGGCCTCTCCCTCTGTTCTCTGAGACTCTTACTCCatttataaaaagggaaaattaccCATTACTATCTGGATAGGGATCTATTTGTATAATTCAATAGATACATGTCTGTTATGGCTTGACAATTCTTTTTATAAACAATATCAATATCAATTTATAAGTAATTGCAAGAAACTTTTCCCCCGAAATACTGTTCcctgataataaaatattttaaagtataatttttagTTAGTATAAAATGTTGTCATTAAATTAACAATTTTTTGCTAATGACCAAGGATCTTTGTAAAGTGCCATGCTAAGTCTAAaagttgttttcaaaatggcactctattgttaagaaaaacaaatttaagtaAATGATCATGTTAAATTCATAGAAATTACTATTTATGCAACAAATTTCAACTAAGTTTGTACACTTATTTGTAGAAATAAAGTGTACCTTTGCACCACTAGGTGTCAGTGGAACTTAAGAAATATGAAGCCAATGTATTTCCTTAAGTAAAGCTAACAATTTCAATGCCTAGAATATAATTTATGCAacctttatatatatgtataacatgTACACATGAATACATAGATAACTGAAGACATATATGTATGTGAtggtataaaaaatgaaaaatctcctGAACTTACctgctaactttttaaaaaaatatttttcattaagcaGTGACTTTCCTGATAACTTTCCTGGCTGGTCCTACATTTGTCACTCAACCCAGCATACAGCCATTGCATTCTAGTGTACCCCACAAAACAGTTCTACTCCTAGTAAACCTGGCTTTCTCTTAAATCTGCTTGTCAACATCCCTTCTTTGTTCCTGGATCCTTTTGTGCTGCTGAACAACCAGGAGCATAAAGAATTTTTTATATATGGGACCAAGTTTTATATATACGGGATAAAGTTAATTTACTCttttaataagtatttttgaATGCTGATTCCTGAATTAGCCCTGTCAGACATTTTCTGGATGATCACATGCAAGTTCCGTGTTCTCTTTTAAGTTCTTCCTATATTATGATAAAGTTATCTTTTTTTTGTATACTAACACTATAGTAAAGAGGAAGTATTTTTGTAGAAGATCCAAATTTGAAAAATGAGTGTTCTCAATTAACAGTATGTTACTGAAAAGCATTTAAGGCAGAGTCAGTTGCCATCTTATATCTCTGTTACTCACAGGCTAAAGATCGAATTCAATATTATCAACTAGATGaagtctttgtttttccttatgaTATGGAAAGTAGATGGAAGAACTTTAAACAGGTATTTACATGGTCAGGAGTCCCTGAAGGAGATGGACTGGAGTGGCCAGTAAGAGAAGGCTGCCACCAGTACAGCTTAACAGTGAGTACTTTTGTTCAAATAGACCTTCCTTTTTGGTTCACCTTCTTCCCCTTACCTCCTAGCATGTCCAAATGACATTTtatagtaaaacttttatagtaaaatgagtaaacaaaatttcaaaaaggaaaaatgaatctaAGTTAATATCTTAAAGCACTCATTGTATTCATGTCTCTACCTTTATTTAAATCTCTCCTTAACTCTCGCAAGATAAAGTCCTGGTTCCTTAACTTAGTTTTATAAGATCTGGCCTAAAACTACCTTCCAGCTGACATGAATCATCCTTTCCGGTCAGACCAGTCTACTTAGTGTTGTATGGACTCCATATACATTCCTGCCTCAGCACTTTGCCCACACTGTATTCTCTATGTCATATGATTTCTTCTCTATCTGAAATTATGGTCACTGTTTAAGATTACTTCTAGTCCCACCTCTTTCATAAAGTCTTCCCTACGCACCTAGACTCATCTGGATTTGGCATTTGGTTATATATAATCACATGGCAGCTTGTGGGTACTCCTATTTTTATATAATcctacatcttttatttttcacttgacAGGATACTAGGACAAGGACAATGTTATCTTTGTTTCCCCTGCTATATTTAATATAGTACTAGTTAGTAAATAgttgctgaataaataaaatgaagtgagTTGGAATGATGACTTTTAGTCCAGTCTCATTTTTAATGAGTTTGATGGTTTGTCTGCTTTGTTTCTAAGGAATCAGTCTGAATCCCAGGATCTTCATCTTAGGTACTAGCCCagaagcttcatgagggcagagaGCACATTTGCCTGACCTCTGGGCCCCAGTGGGTGCTCTAGAGatgtatagaaatgaagacattagagagcaaatgctgagaagaaagctccactctcagcttctgGTTCTTAGTGCTAGGACTGCCTTTCCATGCTAAAGAACCATGTGGCCTTTAAATTGTCAGCAGTTTGAAATGCTGCAAAATTTGGAGTTTGTCATGTCACCCTGACAGTATGTAAGGAAaggctatttttaaatattgagatAAGAgacttaattgttttttttctatctttcaaaCAGGTAGAACAGTTGAAACAAAAAGCAGATAAAAGAGTCAGAAGTGTAAGTAATTCTTTAACAATGatactaatttctcttttcttatggAAGGCTCTATACTTCTGTTGGCTATTAACTAAGTAATATTCTTCAATATACATGTGTTGAAATGTGATGAAATTCACttgacttttgttttcatttaaacaGTTTGAACTGGAGATGTGGAGGAAGTTTAGTCAATTTATATTGCCCAAATGGAAAAATACGTATTCCTAATATTATTTGTCAGTATGAAACCCATCCTCTACAACTATGCTGTTCCGTATGATGGCCATtcgccacatgtggctatttaaattgaaattaaataaaatttaaaatttggttCCTTGGTTGCTCCAGCCACATTGCAAGTGCCCAGTAGCTACCTCATTGGATAGCAGAGGTATAGAACAtatccatcattgcagaaagttctgttggacagcaGTGCTCTAGAATTTAATTCTTAGCTATGTGCTTGCAATGAGGGATAGAAAAAGCCTCGACCTGGAAATGTCAGTTTCCTCCTTTAAGGGAGCTGGGTGGATGGGGAACTGTAAGGGACTTGTTACCAGATAGTTTGGTCTACCCTTAAAAGTCTAATTTAAAACTTGAAAGTACTCAGATATGGTGGATATTGTGGATAACTGTTGTTTTCCCCTGATGGCAGGTTCGCTATAAAGTAATAGAAGATTATAGTGGTGCCTGCTGTCCTTTGAATAAAGGAGTCAAAACCTTCTTCACAAGCCCCTGCACCGAAGAGCCTCGAATCAGGCTACAGAAAGGGGAATTCATTTTAGCCACAAGAGGTTTACGGTAAGTGTTATGAAGTActgaatttcttctttaatgaCAAAATTGACATGTAGcctaaaaaatatttacttttgatcttttaaatatttcagatattGGTTGTATGGAGACAAAATTCTTGATGATTCCTTTATAGAAGGTATGGAAATGGAAGGGGGTGTTTAAAGAACTAGATTGCTAGCAATCATTCCAAATTTTACTGTAACAGCTTTTGTAAACAACCCCATGTCAAATGCACTAGGCAAACTGAATAGAAGGGCAAATCATTAAGTAACAAAAAGAAGCTCCTTATGTATTCTTTCTCCATAGCAATTGTATTTAGCAGGTCTTTTTTGTTGATAGCTAACATTTAAGCtcatatttactatctggcagGCACTTGTATAAGGGCTTTACTTGTGATTTTAAGTCCCCTACAGCCCTCTGAAGTAGGTACTGTCATTTCCACTTTATTGGTGAGGGAAGTGAAGCAGAGAGAGGCTAAGCAATTTGCCGAGGGCCACATGCTAAAAACAGGTAGATCCAGTGCCCAAACCCAAGCAGTCTGTGCTCTCAACCCCTGTGCTACATTGCTCCCCCTTTGGATGAGCATTCCTGTTGAGTTATTATAAAAACTAATGGACTGAAACTttgcctttgattttttttatttaagttttagAATTGTTCCTGTTAAAGTAAAGATTAACCCAGACTATACTTCAAAACATACACTGTGTTAATCATAAATTAACCCCATAATTAGGCAACCTTAATCTAGAAATTTACATGTGAGAAAAAGcctaaaaagaaaattcacagaagCTACAGGGAGGTAATTACCCTGGAATAGTTGAAATTTGATGGTAtattaaaaacactgtcaccatCACACATGTGTAAATGAATACCCATCTTAGAAGTTTACCACAGTCTCCAGTTAGGGACCATCTTGAATCACATCGATCCCTTTCCCAGATAATGGAATTTGGGAGGTATCCATTTTCTAACTTGTTAGTAGCatttaaatgccatattttcCCCCTTCAAACTGCTGAGGGTAGacaatgaagattaaaaaagtcTAACTCAAAGCTTATTAATTTGTAATAATAGGATGGCTCAGTCTCGACAACACCACTGTATTATATCTGGCTATTTTACATCAATTACATTTTCTCTCTCAGGTGCCTCAAGAACAAGAGGATGGTTCCCTAGAAACTGTGTGGAAAAGTATCCCTATGATGCTGAAACAGATCCAGCCCAAAAGGGCGAGAAGAAAAACAGATAGCCACTGTTAAAGTTATTCTTTAAGTCCATTCCATTACTTGAAAATTGTACATATTACTAAAGAATTATGCAATGAGCCTACTCTGGTTAAGGTGTTCTTTTCCTCAGAGGTGCCCTAGTGccatgatttaaatatttttattaccatttttaaatggagaagCCATTCTGCATATGCCTTTGAATTCCTGCCCCCCTCTTTACTACCTTTTCCTCCCCCAAAAGGAAATACACTTCACCTAAGTAAGTTAATTGCATTTTCTCTAGGATTTTTTTATGCACTGAACTCTGTGGACCTCACCTGCAGATATAGTTCCCCCTTTGCCAGGAGCATCTGCATGTgatgcttttattcttttttcccctcagttGATATTTCTTATGTAATATTCTGAATACTATAGAACTTAATTTGTCAGGTTCAATATAATTACAATTTTGTTACCTATCTTTTAATAATGCAGATTTTATCAAATCAAATAAAGATCAATGATTGTTCTGTATAAATCATGGCTTTTGTTTAAAGCATTTTTCTGCTGACTAACTGAAAAGGTTTTGACTTAGTCCCTTATGATAAACCTCCTCTACTATTCTGTGAAAACTTGGCATCTTGAATGATGAGTCTTAAGACACACATATGCGATGTATGAACCCTATTTATGGCATATTGAGATCACAGCATTCTAGCTGAGACTTTGAACCTCGTGTTATCTAACTGCTCATGTACACTTGAATATATCAGAAACTGAAGCTTGCAGTAGTGGTTGGATCTAAGCTGGTAAACTTGGATTCTTTTAGCTAAACGTGTAGAattgcagaaggaaagaaagcccaTTCCTCTGGATTTCAGTAACCTATTCCgttattcattaattctttctaaAGCAGGGAACTTAAAGCTTTGGGGCTCAGACTTGTAATAGTTAAGAATAAGGAAAGGGCATTAGGGGATTCAGTACTAAGTGAAACATGATTCTGCCTCCATTCTACTGGGGCGTAGAGGTGGACAGACAAGTAAAATATGTCAGGTAGAGTATTCAGGTATTCTGAACAAAGAAGGTGGGGTGGTCTCACGGAGGTGACCTTTGAAGCAGATGAGAGCCTCTGGAAGTATCTGTATTTTAGCTGGAGGGGAGAGCAAGAACAAAACAGGCTGGAATGTGCAATGGTGTGTTTGAAGAAGAGGAAGGCAGCCAGTGAGGTTCGATTAGCATAAGTGAGGGTAATAGGAGAGGAAGTCAAAGAGATAATAGAGGAGTGGGCGGTGTAGAGATCAGTAAATTAATCCCTGCCTTCCCTTTTACTTCAGATACTcaagaatagacatttcttcagcTCTTC includes the following:
- the ZDHHC6 gene encoding palmitoyltransferase ZDHHC6 isoform X1; its protein translation is MGTFCSVIKFENLQELKRLCHWGPIIALGVIAICSTMAMIDSVLWYWPLHKTGGSMNFIMLINWTVMILYNYFNAMFMGPGFVPLGWKPENSQDSMYLQYCKVCQAYKAPRSHHCRKCNRCVMKMDHHCPWINNCCGYQNHASFTLFLLLAPLGCIHAAFIFVMTMYTQLYNRLSFGWNTVKIDMSAARRDPLPIVPFGLAAFAATLFALGLALGTTIAVGMLFFIQIKIILRNKTSIESWIEEKAKDRIQYYQLDEVFVFPYDMESRWKNFKQVFTWSGVPEGDGLEWPVREGCHQYSLTVEQLKQKADKRVRSVRYKVIEDYSGACCPLNKGVKTFFTSPCTEEPRIRLQKGEFILATRGLRYWLYGDKILDDSFIEGASRTRGWFPRNCVEKYPYDAETDPAQKGEKKNR
- the ZDHHC6 gene encoding palmitoyltransferase ZDHHC6 isoform X2; this encodes MPCLWVLASSPWGGNRKILRIACISSIAKFAKHTRLPVHITAESVTAPLGCIHAAFIFVMTMYTQLYNRLSFGWNTVKIDMSAARRDPLPIVPFGLAAFAATLFALGLALGTTIAVGMLFFIQIKIILRNKTSIESWIEEKAKDRIQYYQLDEVFVFPYDMESRWKNFKQVFTWSGVPEGDGLEWPVREGCHQYSLTVEQLKQKADKRVRSVRYKVIEDYSGACCPLNKGVKTFFTSPCTEEPRIRLQKGEFILATRGLRYWLYGDKILDDSFIEGASRTRGWFPRNCVEKYPYDAETDPAQKGEKKNR